The following proteins come from a genomic window of Kitasatospora sp. NBC_01246:
- the qcrB gene encoding cytochrome bc1 complex cytochrome b subunit, protein MTRNQNPGRGRRAADWADGRLGVYTLARANVRKIFPDHWSFMLGEICLYTFVIIILTGVWLTLFFKPGMGEVIYDGSYVPLKGVPMSEAYASTMDISFEVRGGLLIRQIHHWAAVVFVAAMFVHMMRVFFTGAFRKPREINWLFGFLLLFLGLLDGFFGYSLPDDLLSGTGIRFVEGVVLALPLVGSYVQMFLFGGEFPGHDIVPRFFTVHVLLIPGIMLGLLVAHLILVFYHKHTQWAGPGRTERNVVGMPLMPVYLAKAGGFFFLVFGIIALMAAVASINPIWAYGPYRPDQVSTDAQPDWYMGFAEGLIRVMPGWEVGLWGHTLNLGVLIPFTLFPVILGAIAVYPFVESWLTEDAREHHLLDRPRNAPVRTALGAAWIALYLVMLIGGGNDLVATRLHLSLNSITYAVRVGFFVVPVGVFVITKRWCLGLQRRDRDKVLHGRETGLIRRLPHGEFTEAHAPLAPAELHRLTAHEQPRPLELPAPVDENGVAHPVGALTRVRARLSRGLHGEGARIPRPTAEEYHEITGGHGH, encoded by the coding sequence ATGACCCGGAATCAGAACCCCGGACGCGGCCGGCGGGCCGCCGACTGGGCGGACGGCCGGCTGGGGGTCTACACCCTGGCCAGGGCGAACGTGCGCAAGATCTTCCCGGACCACTGGTCCTTCATGCTGGGCGAGATCTGCCTCTACACCTTCGTCATCATCATCCTGACCGGCGTCTGGCTCACGCTGTTCTTCAAGCCCGGCATGGGCGAGGTGATCTACGACGGCTCGTACGTCCCGCTCAAGGGCGTGCCGATGTCGGAGGCCTACGCCTCGACGATGGACATCAGCTTCGAGGTCCGCGGCGGGCTGCTGATCCGGCAGATCCACCACTGGGCGGCCGTGGTGTTCGTCGCGGCGATGTTCGTGCACATGATGCGGGTGTTCTTCACCGGGGCGTTCCGCAAGCCCCGCGAGATCAACTGGCTGTTCGGCTTCCTGCTGCTCTTCCTCGGCCTGCTGGACGGCTTCTTCGGCTACTCACTGCCCGACGACCTGCTCTCGGGCACCGGCATCCGCTTCGTCGAGGGCGTGGTCCTGGCCCTCCCGCTGGTGGGCAGCTACGTCCAGATGTTCCTGTTCGGCGGCGAGTTCCCCGGTCACGACATCGTGCCGCGGTTCTTCACCGTCCACGTGCTGCTGATCCCCGGCATCATGCTCGGCCTGCTGGTCGCGCACCTGATCCTGGTCTTCTACCACAAGCACACCCAGTGGGCGGGCCCCGGCCGGACCGAGCGAAACGTCGTCGGCATGCCGCTGATGCCGGTCTACCTAGCCAAGGCCGGCGGGTTCTTCTTCCTGGTCTTCGGGATCATCGCGCTGATGGCGGCCGTCGCCTCGATCAACCCGATCTGGGCCTACGGCCCGTACCGCCCCGACCAGGTGTCCACCGACGCGCAGCCGGACTGGTACATGGGCTTCGCCGAGGGGCTGATCCGGGTGATGCCCGGCTGGGAGGTCGGCCTGTGGGGGCACACCCTCAACCTGGGCGTGCTGATCCCGTTCACGCTCTTCCCGGTGATCCTCGGCGCGATCGCGGTCTACCCCTTCGTCGAGTCCTGGCTGACCGAGGACGCGCGCGAGCACCACCTCCTGGACCGCCCGCGCAACGCCCCCGTGCGCACCGCACTCGGCGCGGCCTGGATCGCGCTCTACCTGGTGATGCTGATCGGCGGCGGCAACGACCTGGTCGCCACCCGTCTGCACCTGTCGCTGAACTCGATCACCTACGCCGTCCGGGTGGGGTTCTTCGTGGTGCCGGTGGGGGTCTTCGTGATCACCAAGCGGTGGTGCCTGGGCCTCCAGCGGCGCGACCGGGACAAGGTGCTGCACGGCCGGGAGACGGGCCTCATCAGGCGGCTGCCGCACGGCGAGTTCACCGAGGCGCACGCCCCGCTCGCGCCGGCGGAACTGCACCGGCTGACCGCCCACGAGCAGCCCCGCCCCCTCGAACTACCGGCCCCGGTGGACGAGAATGGGGTGGCCCACCCGGTCGGCGCGCTCACCCGCGTCCGCGCGAGGCTCTCCCGCGGACTGCACGGCGAGGGCGCCAGGATCCCCCGGCCGACCGCCGAGGAGTACCACGAGATCACCGGCGGCCACGGTCACTGA
- a CDS encoding PPOX class F420-dependent oxidoreductase translates to MHDRTDRLADTRYLLLTTFDEDGSRLRSAIWVVADGTALGIWTPAHSGEAERIRRHPRVLVGPCDAHGRPTGRQLPARATVCDPDDTARYRTSLINKYGMTALIALARSRFRLGLSGTVGIRITLSRVEQRLVGPEWQLPASYCPN, encoded by the coding sequence GTGCACGACCGTACCGACCGGCTGGCCGACACCAGATACCTCCTGCTCACCACCTTCGACGAGGACGGCAGCCGGCTGCGCTCGGCGATCTGGGTGGTGGCGGACGGCACGGCGCTCGGCATCTGGACCCCCGCCCACTCCGGCGAGGCCGAGCGGATCCGCCGCCACCCCCGGGTGCTCGTCGGCCCCTGCGACGCCCACGGGCGCCCGACCGGGCGCCAGTTGCCCGCCCGGGCGACGGTCTGCGACCCGGACGACACCGCGCGCTACCGCACCTCGCTGATCAACAAGTACGGCATGACCGCCCTGATCGCACTGGCCCGCAGCCGGTTCCGGCTCGGCCTGTCCGGGACGGTCGGCATCCGGATCACGCTCAGCCGGGTGGAGCAGCGGCTGGTCGGGCCGGAGTGGCAGCTGCCGGCGTCGTACTGCCCGAACTGA
- a CDS encoding DUF1876 domain-containing protein: MQTLVGWHIEMEFREEGARTAAAALLRLGDGTEIRAHGYTSRHPSDPEQLRVGEEVAAARALNDLASQLLTKAHGEIQDASPVPSHPLS, from the coding sequence ATGCAGACACTCGTTGGTTGGCACATCGAGATGGAGTTCCGTGAGGAGGGGGCGCGGACGGCCGCCGCCGCCCTGCTGAGACTCGGTGACGGAACCGAAATCCGCGCCCACGGCTACACCAGCCGCCACCCGTCGGACCCGGAGCAGCTGCGGGTCGGCGAGGAGGTCGCCGCCGCCCGGGCGCTCAACGATCTCGCCTCGCAGCTTCTCACCAAGGCCCACGGCGAGATCCAGGACGCCAGTCCCGTCCCGTCCCACCCGCTGTCGTGA
- a CDS encoding YndJ family protein: protein MGRGTAELVDLLVLLGMGAVIPLGLTLIDEPGLARVRRLWPLAAVPGALSLWLPRGGLATGCAALYALGTLALAAHAPARLARTRSLAPREIAVLTALATPSVAGLALVAERSGHELLGFDLDILALTVPHFHYAGFTAALVAGLVCRAAPESAAARWAALSVPLGTLLVLAGYFVDDWAELAGAVVLTTGMWLVGLLTWRDLRTRTADRPAAVLLGTASAVLAATMLLALWWALGEASGVPHPTLTWMAATHGVGNALGFALCSLLAWRRLARPQAPTARLPHPKEALR, encoded by the coding sequence ATGGGCAGAGGCACCGCGGAGCTGGTCGACCTGCTGGTCCTGCTCGGCATGGGCGCCGTGATCCCGCTCGGCCTGACCCTGATCGACGAGCCCGGGCTGGCCCGCGTCCGCCGGCTCTGGCCCCTGGCCGCCGTCCCCGGCGCACTGTCGCTCTGGCTGCCGCGCGGCGGCCTCGCCACCGGCTGCGCCGCACTCTACGCGCTCGGCACCCTCGCCCTGGCCGCCCACGCACCGGCCCGGCTCGCCCGCACCCGCTCGCTCGCGCCGCGCGAGATCGCCGTGCTCACCGCCCTCGCCACCCCCTCGGTGGCCGGGCTCGCGCTGGTCGCCGAGCGCTCGGGCCACGAACTCCTCGGCTTCGACCTCGACATCCTGGCGCTGACCGTGCCGCACTTCCACTACGCCGGGTTCACCGCCGCCCTGGTCGCCGGGCTGGTCTGCCGGGCCGCGCCGGAGAGCGCCGCCGCCCGCTGGGCCGCGCTCAGCGTGCCGCTCGGCACCCTGCTCGTCCTGGCCGGCTACTTCGTCGACGACTGGGCCGAACTCGCCGGAGCCGTCGTGCTCACCACCGGGATGTGGCTGGTCGGCCTGCTCACCTGGCGGGACCTGCGCACCCGCACCGCCGACCGGCCCGCCGCCGTCCTGCTCGGGACCGCCTCCGCCGTCCTCGCCGCGACCATGCTGCTCGCGCTCTGGTGGGCGCTGGGCGAGGCCTCCGGCGTCCCGCACCCCACCCTCACCTGGATGGCCGCCACCCACGGCGTCGGCAACGCCCTCGGCTTCGCGCTCTGCTCACTGCTCGCCTGGCGCCGCCTCGCCCGACCCCAGGCGCCGACCGCGCGCCTCCCCCACCCGAAGGAAGCCCTGCGATGA